CCATGCTCGCCGATCTCATCACCAACGGGTGCCGGATCGGGGCACTATGCCGGCTGCGGACCGGCGATCTACGCACCCACGAGGAGGGCCGGCTCTTTCGGTTCCGCGAGAAAAACGGCAGAGAACGCGAGATCCCCGTGCGCAACGATCTGGAAGAGTGGATCGAGGCATACATGGGCGGGGCCGGGATCGCCGAAGACCCCACCACAGCGCCGCTGTGGCGCAGCGCGCTCCGAGGCGGGTCCGTCACTCTCCGGCGCGTCATCGAAGGCGCCGTCCGGACAATATTCAAGCACCGCCTCGCCGCAGACGGTATTCCCGACAACCTGACGCCTAATTACTTCCGCTTCATGATCGTCACGGCCGTACTCTCCCAAAACGTCCCGGTCGAAGAGGTCCAGCACTTAGTCGGGTGCTACCCCCCCTCCACCATCCAGCTCTCCGACCGTTGGCGCCGGCGCGTCACCCGCAGCATTGTCGAGTGCATCCCCTTCTAGACGGCCGCATTCACCAACGTGCCCCATGCGGTCATGGAGGCGGCGTTGTCGCACCTTGTCCAGAACAAGGCGGTAGCGGCCTATGCCCGTTCGGATCTGTTCGAGCGCAAGCGGCAGTTGATGGAGTACTAGGCGGCGTTCCTCAGCGGGGAAAGCGGGCAGTAATCCCTCTTCGGTGTCGCCCTGTTTCGGTGTGGGACGATCTTTGAAGGCACAGGTATTTTACGGTCGGTATAGTATCCGTGGGTTCGGTTATCCTGGATGTTATGAAGGACGTTACTCCATCGGTTCGAAAGTTGGCCTTCACCTGTCCGCACTGCCATGTGTTTGCACATCAGTATTGGTACTCACTCCGGGCCAAAAGGCTAAAGGGCGGGAAGCTTCCGCTTGACCGCGCGAAAATAGATTCTGATCGCACTCAGGGCGAGGATCCTTATGAGCAAGGCACTCGCTTGAGCCACTTTCATGAGGATCCTACTCAAAAAAACAGTCGCTTGAGCCACGCGGATCTGGACCGTTTGCTGGACGCGGGAACTCCATTGCTCTGGCGCGCGTCAGCAGCAACGCCCTCTTTTTATCCTGACTTGCACAATGTATTCCTGTCGAAGTGCTCCCATTGCGAGCAGTTGGCCATCTGGATTTACGACCAGTTGGCACATCCGCGAACCGGTGGGGCTCCGCCTGCTCATTCTGATCTCCCCGACGACATACGCCGAGACTACGACGAGGCGAGTAGCATCCTCGACCTATCGCCTAGGGGAGCAGCTGCATTGGTTCGGCTCTCTATTGAAAAACTCTGCAGACAACTTTCCGAGGAACTCGGTCAGCCTGGAAACAATCTCAACGCCAACATCGCTATGCTGGTAAAAAATGGGCTAGACCCACGTATTCAGAAAGCTCTCGATGCCGTCCGCATATATGGTAACAACGCAGTTCATCCAGGCGTGATCGATCTGCGGGCTGACCGGGAAACCGCTGA
The genomic region above belongs to Acidobacteriota bacterium and contains:
- a CDS encoding tyrosine-type recombinase/integrase encodes the protein MSQARRLFAATELDSPMGLRHRAMLADLITNGCRIGALCRLRTGDLRTHEEGRLFRFREKNGREREIPVRNDLEEWIEAYMGGAGIAEDPTTAPLWRSALRGGSVTLRRVIEGAVRTIFKHRLAADGIPDNLTPNYFRFMIVTAVLSQNVPVEEVQHLVGCYPPSTIQLSDRWRRRVTRSIVECIPF
- a CDS encoding DUF4145 domain-containing protein — its product is MKDVTPSVRKLAFTCPHCHVFAHQYWYSLRAKRLKGGKLPLDRAKIDSDRTQGEDPYEQGTRLSHFHEDPTQKNSRLSHADLDRLLDAGTPLLWRASAATPSFYPDLHNVFLSKCSHCEQLAIWIYDQLAHPRTGGAPPAHSDLPDDIRRDYDEASSILDLSPRGAAALVRLSIEKLCRQLSEELGQPGNNLNANIAMLVKNGLDPRIQKALDAVRIYGNNAVHPGVIDLRADRETAEKLFKLLNLIVERMISIPKHIDEVYEALPEKQRKSIEKRDSKK